A part of Solibacillus sp. FSL H8-0538 genomic DNA contains:
- a CDS encoding AbrB family transcriptional regulator, with the protein MKKFVPIITVFFIALAGAFLFSWLSLPIPWMLGPLFAVLVSQFFVKWELHWPPLFRNAGLVVVGVAIGQAFDLALFDGLGLLVVLMVGVNVALMLFCVGLAWGMHRYSGISFKTALTASVPGGLSQLVLFAEEEADIDLAVVTFFHVVRIIAVVMLIPFLVSGHVVTGGEVAVDGTIWQLALLVAAAACSVWVGKRIRLPVAHFLTPILFVMLLHIVGVQTPVIPTSLLHEAQLLIGAYIGLLLKPPMLRLPMRVLVAGVASSFAMIVMAYLSSVVIAHFLELSFATSFLSTAPGGLDQMGLLATAVGADISVVTVFQLFRLLFIFLVVLPVLKYVCKKLLST; encoded by the coding sequence ATGAAAAAATTTGTACCAATCATCACTGTATTTTTCATCGCATTAGCGGGCGCATTCCTTTTCTCATGGCTATCCCTACCAATTCCTTGGATGCTCGGACCATTGTTTGCGGTGTTAGTAAGTCAGTTTTTTGTAAAGTGGGAGCTCCACTGGCCACCGCTGTTTCGCAATGCTGGGCTAGTTGTTGTGGGAGTCGCAATCGGGCAGGCGTTTGATTTGGCATTATTTGATGGACTAGGGCTCCTTGTTGTGTTGATGGTTGGCGTGAATGTGGCGCTCATGCTGTTTTGTGTGGGGCTTGCGTGGGGGATGCATCGCTATAGCGGAATTAGTTTTAAGACGGCGCTTACGGCGAGTGTGCCAGGCGGGTTGTCTCAGCTTGTGTTGTTTGCAGAGGAGGAGGCGGATATTGATCTTGCTGTCGTCACGTTTTTCCATGTCGTGCGCATCATTGCAGTTGTTATGCTCATTCCGTTCCTCGTGTCGGGGCATGTTGTAACAGGCGGGGAGGTGGCAGTAGACGGCACGATTTGGCAGCTTGCGTTACTCGTTGCGGCCGCGGCTTGTAGTGTGTGGGTGGGAAAACGAATCCGGCTCCCAGTTGCACACTTTTTAACGCCAATTTTATTTGTCATGCTGCTACATATTGTAGGCGTACAAACACCAGTCATTCCAACGAGTTTATTGCACGAGGCACAGCTTTTAATCGGCGCATACATTGGGTTACTATTAAAGCCACCAATGCTCCGTTTACCAATGCGCGTACTAGTGGCTGGGGTGGCGAGTTCATTTGCAATGATTGTGATGGCCTATTTGAGCAGCGTTGTCATCGCGCATTTCCTAGAGCTATCCTTTGCGACAAGCTTTTTAAGCACAGCACCAGGAGGACTCGATCAAATGGGGCTGCTTGCTACGGCAGTAGGCGCAGATATTTCCGTTGTTACTGTGTTTCAATTGTTCCGGCTGTTATTTATTTTTTTAGTGGTACTTCCTGTATTGAAATATGTTTGTAAAAAACTATTATCCACATAA